The following proteins come from a genomic window of Vigna radiata var. radiata cultivar VC1973A unplaced genomic scaffold, Vradiata_ver6 scaffold_363, whole genome shotgun sequence:
- the LOC106779565 gene encoding glutamine--fructose-6-phosphate aminotransferase [isomerizing] 2, giving the protein MCGIFAYLNFKVNRERRYILQVLFNGLRRLEYRGYDSAGIAIDSSSQCCSDGEFALAHPLLPPLVFRQEGNIESLVKSVYKEVGKINLNLEELFSTHAGIAHTRWATHGEPAPRNSHPQTSGPENEFLVVHNGVITNYEVLKETLLRHGFTFESETDTEVIPKLAKFVYDKANEAADGQVVVTFSQVVLEVMRHLEGAYALIFKSPHYPNELIACKRGSPLLLGVKELTENKGNGSAFEDDKFLSKDDKPKELFLSSDANAVVEHTKKVLVIEDGEVVHLKDGGASILKFDSNVGENGAFLSRTCSVRRALSVLEMEVEQINKGHYEHYMQKEIHEQPESLTTTMRGRLIRLGANKSKSVLLGGLKDHLKTIRRSRRVVFIGCGTSYNAALAARPILEELSGVPVTMEIASDLLDREGPIYREDTAIFVSQSGETADTLLALQYALENGALCVGITNTVGSAIARNTHCGVHINAGAEIGVASTKAYTSQIVVMVMLALAIGGDTISNQARTEAIIDGLFDLPNKVREVLKLDQEMKDLAKLLIAEQSLLVFGRGYNYATALEGALKVKEVALMHSEGILAGEMKHGPLALVDENLPILVVATRDACFSKQQSVIQQLHARRGRLIVMCSKGDASSVCPNESCRVIEVPQVEDCLQPVINIVPLQLLAYHLTVLRGFNVDQPRNLAKSVTTQ; this is encoded by the exons atgtgTGGGATTTTCGCGTATCTGAATTTCAAGGTGAACAGAGAGCGAAGGTACATCTTGCAAGTTCTTTTCAATGGCTTACGCAGATTGGAGTATCGTGGATACGATTCAGCCGGCATCGCCATTGATTCTTCTTCTCAATGCTGTTCCGATGGCGAATTCGCTCTCGCTCATCCGCTTCTCCCTCCTCTCGTTTTCCGGCAAGAAGGAAACATCGAATCGCTCGTCAAATCTGTGTACAAAG AAGTGGGAAAAATCAATTTGAATTTGGAGGAGCTATTCAGCACGCATGCCGGAATTGCGCATACTCGGTGGGCTACTCACGGAGAGCCTGCTCCGCGGAACAGTCATCCTCAGACCTCTGGTCCGGAAAACGAGTTTTTGGTTGTTCACAATGGGGTGATCACTAACTATGAG GTTTTGAAGGAGACGCTGCTGCGGCATGGCTTCACCTTTGAATCGGAGACTGACACTGAGGTCATTCCCAAGCTTGCGAAGTTTGTCTACGACAAGGCCAACGAAGCTGCAG ATGGTCAGGTTGTTGTTACCTTCAGTCAGGTTGTTTTGGAAGTTATGAGGCATCTTGAAGGAGCTTACGCCCTTATTTTCAAAAGTCCACATTATCCTAATGAGTTGATTGCTTGCAAGCGTGGTAGCCCACTGCTCCTAGGTGTTAAA GAATTGACAGAAAATAAAGGCAATGGTTCGGCATTTGAGGATGACAAATTCCTATCAAAAGATGACAAACCCAAAGAATTGTTTCTGTCCAGTGATGCCAATGCTGTGGTTGAACACACAAAGAAAGTGCTAGTTATTGAGGATGGTGAAGTAGTTCATCTCAAG GATGGTGGGGCTTCTATTTTGAAGTTTGACAGTAACGTGGGAGAAAATGGGGCTTTTCTTTCTAGAACTTGTTCAGTGAGACGTGCATTATCGGTTCTTGAGATGGAGGTTGAGCAAATAAATAAAGGTCATTATGAGCATTATATGCAGAAGGAAATTCATGAGCAACCGGAGTCTCTTACAACCACAATGAGGGGGAGGCTTATACGTCTTGGAGCCAACAAATCCAAGTCCGTTCTATTGGGTGGACTGAAAGATCATCTCAAAACAATTAGGCGAAGTAGAAGGGTAGTTTTTATTGGTTGTGGTACAAGTTATAATGCTGCTTTGGCAGCTAGACCCATCTTGGAAGAACTTTCTG GTGTTCCTGTTACTATGGAAATTGCAAGTGACTTATTGGACCGCGAGGGACCGATATATAGGGAAGATACTGCTATTTTTGTTAGTCAGTCTGGTGAAACGGCTGATACTTTACTCGCACTGCAGTATGCTTTAGAGAATGGCGCACTGTGTGTAGGGATAACAAACACTGTTGGTAGTGCAATAGCAAGGAATACTCATTGTGGTGTTCACATAAATGCTGGTGCTGAGATTGGTGTGGCAAGTACCAAG GCATACACGAGTCAAATAGTGGTGATGGTCATGTTAGCTCTTGCAATAGGAGGTGATACAATTTCAAACCAAGCCAGAACAGAAGCTATCATAGATGGTCTTTTTGACCTACCAA ATAAAGTGAGAGAGGTGCTGAAACTTGACCAGGAGATGAAGGATCTAGCAAAGCTGTTGATTGCTGAGCAGTCTCTTCTCGTCTTCGGAAGAGGGTACAACTATGCAACTGCTCTGGAGGGAGCTTTGAAAGTAAAGGAAGTGGCACTTATGCACAGTGAAGGGATACTTGCTGGTGAAATGAAGCATGGTCCTTTGGCATTAGTTGATGAAAATCTTCCAATTCTTGTTGTAGCTACTCGTGATGCTTGCTTCAG CAAACAGCAGTCTGTTATTCAGCAACTTCATGCTCGCAGAGGTCGTCTGATTGTTATGTGTTCTAAAGGGGATGCTTCCTCTGTATGCCCTAATGAATCTTGTAGGGTAATTGAAGTTCCTCAAGTTGAAGACTGTCTTCAACCTGTAATTAATATAGTTCCATTACAG TTATTGGCATATCACCTCACTGTTCTCAGGGGATTTAATGTGGACCAGCCTCGTAATCTTGCCAAGAGCGTCACAACGCAATGA